In Streptomyces sp. RFCAC02, the following proteins share a genomic window:
- a CDS encoding SDR family oxidoreductase has protein sequence MTGGSRGLGGEVVRLLLAEGARVAACARKAESLDGLRRSLGAGDELFTQPLDVTEPERLEQFVVSAAASFGGLDGAVACAGGARGRGITEATPEDWAVTWALNVGHFARLAASVTPHLRASGGGSVVVVSSISGWKPGPQAQYGASKAAQLHMVSSLARELGPHGIRVNAVSPGSMMIPGKRWDRMRQEDPVAYERFTAEFPGRELVRPEEVADVIAFLLSHQARAVTGVNLPVDRGQNAPTAQGY, from the coding sequence GTGACGGGTGGTTCCAGAGGCTTGGGCGGGGAAGTGGTCCGCCTGCTACTGGCCGAAGGAGCCCGGGTCGCCGCCTGCGCGCGAAAGGCGGAGTCCTTGGACGGACTACGCCGATCTCTCGGTGCCGGCGATGAGCTGTTCACCCAGCCGCTGGACGTCACCGAACCGGAACGACTGGAACAGTTCGTGGTCTCGGCTGCTGCCTCGTTCGGCGGCCTTGACGGTGCCGTCGCCTGCGCGGGAGGTGCCCGGGGCCGAGGTATCACCGAAGCTACTCCCGAGGACTGGGCGGTTACCTGGGCCCTGAACGTCGGCCACTTCGCCCGACTCGCCGCATCCGTCACCCCTCACCTCCGGGCTTCCGGGGGCGGGTCGGTCGTGGTCGTGTCATCGATCTCCGGCTGGAAGCCCGGGCCGCAGGCCCAGTACGGGGCAAGCAAGGCCGCACAGCTCCACATGGTGTCCTCACTGGCACGTGAGCTGGGCCCGCACGGCATCCGTGTGAACGCCGTCTCCCCTGGGTCCATGATGATCCCGGGGAAGCGATGGGACCGAATGCGGCAGGAGGATCCCGTCGCCTACGAGCGATTCACTGCGGAGTTCCCGGGGCGTGAGCTGGTGCGTCCCGAGGAGGTTGCGGACGTGATCGCCTTCTTGCTCTCCCACCAGGCCCGCGCTGTCACGGGAGTCAACCTTCCCGTGGACCGAGGACAGAACGCACCGACTGCGCAGGGCTACTGA